The following coding sequences lie in one Maylandia zebra isolate NMK-2024a linkage group LG14, Mzebra_GT3a, whole genome shotgun sequence genomic window:
- the ech1 gene encoding delta(3,5)-Delta(2,4)-dienoyl-CoA isomerase, mitochondrial isoform X2 produces the protein MLAVVFRSAVTKYKGLRLPSQTVARAMSSSGGATPPYTTLAISRPTESITHVELHRPEKRNAMNSAFWSEMVTCFNELSEDPECRAVVVSGAGKLFTAGIDLMDMMNNVLQPEGDDTARISWGLKKKIRKFQETFSVIEKCPKPVVVAIHGACVGAGVDMITACDIRLCTQDAWFQVKEVDIGLAADVGTLQRLPKVIGSQSLVNELALTARKMYADEAKSSGLVSRVFADKEAMMAGALEIAGEIAGRSPVAVQGTKINLIYARNHSVADGLDYIATWNMSMLQTEDLMKSAQAALEKKSPKTKTYSKL, from the exons aTAAGGGGTTGCGGTTGCCTAGTCAAACTGTGGCCAGAGCCATGTCATCTTCAGGTGGTGCCACCCCTCCGTACACAACCCTGGCCATCAGTCGTCCTACAGAGTCCATCACGCATGTTGAACTTCACCGGCCTGAGAAACGCAATGCCATGAACAGTGCTTTCTGGAG TGAGATGGTGACCTGCTTTAATGAGCTCTCTGAGGACCCCGAGTGCAGAGCAGTGGTAGTTTCTGGAGCAGGGAAGCTCTTCACAGCTG GTATCGATCTCATGGACATGATGAACAATGTACTTCAACCAGAAGGAGACGACACAGCCAGAATCTCCtgggggttaaaaaaaaagattaggaAATTCCAAGAGACCTTCTCCGTCATAGAGAAG TGCCCGAAGCCTGTTGTGGTGGCCATCCATGGAGCCTGTGTAGGAGCAG GTGTTGACATGATTACAGCCTGTGACATTCGCCTGTGCACCCAGGACGCCTGGTTCCAAGTTAAG GAGGTTGATATTGGACTTGCAGCAGATGTTGGAACACTCCAGAGACTCCCGAAGGTCATCGGCAGCCAAAG TCTTGTTAATGAACTGGCTCTGACAGCGAGAAAGATGTATGCTGATGAAGCTAAGAGCAGCGGACTGGTCAG CCGAGTGTTTGCAGATAAGGAGGCGATGATGGCTGGAGCTCTGGAGATTGCTGGAGAGATTGCTGGTCGCAGCCCAGTTGCTGTGCAGGGCACCAAAATAAACCTCATCTATGCCAGAAACCACAGCGTAGCAGATGGACTGGATTACATT GCCACGTGGAACATGAGCATGCTTCAGACTGAAGATCTGATGAAATCAGCTCAGGCAGCCCTCGAGAAGAAGAGTCCCAAAACTAAGACATACTCTAAACTCTGA
- the ech1 gene encoding delta(3,5)-Delta(2,4)-dienoyl-CoA isomerase, mitochondrial isoform X1 produces MIVSVCSLAKRSGLCTVQRAMLAVVFRSAVTKYKGLRLPSQTVARAMSSSGGATPPYTTLAISRPTESITHVELHRPEKRNAMNSAFWSEMVTCFNELSEDPECRAVVVSGAGKLFTAGIDLMDMMNNVLQPEGDDTARISWGLKKKIRKFQETFSVIEKCPKPVVVAIHGACVGAGVDMITACDIRLCTQDAWFQVKEVDIGLAADVGTLQRLPKVIGSQSLVNELALTARKMYADEAKSSGLVSRVFADKEAMMAGALEIAGEIAGRSPVAVQGTKINLIYARNHSVADGLDYIATWNMSMLQTEDLMKSAQAALEKKSPKTKTYSKL; encoded by the exons aTAAGGGGTTGCGGTTGCCTAGTCAAACTGTGGCCAGAGCCATGTCATCTTCAGGTGGTGCCACCCCTCCGTACACAACCCTGGCCATCAGTCGTCCTACAGAGTCCATCACGCATGTTGAACTTCACCGGCCTGAGAAACGCAATGCCATGAACAGTGCTTTCTGGAG TGAGATGGTGACCTGCTTTAATGAGCTCTCTGAGGACCCCGAGTGCAGAGCAGTGGTAGTTTCTGGAGCAGGGAAGCTCTTCACAGCTG GTATCGATCTCATGGACATGATGAACAATGTACTTCAACCAGAAGGAGACGACACAGCCAGAATCTCCtgggggttaaaaaaaaagattaggaAATTCCAAGAGACCTTCTCCGTCATAGAGAAG TGCCCGAAGCCTGTTGTGGTGGCCATCCATGGAGCCTGTGTAGGAGCAG GTGTTGACATGATTACAGCCTGTGACATTCGCCTGTGCACCCAGGACGCCTGGTTCCAAGTTAAG GAGGTTGATATTGGACTTGCAGCAGATGTTGGAACACTCCAGAGACTCCCGAAGGTCATCGGCAGCCAAAG TCTTGTTAATGAACTGGCTCTGACAGCGAGAAAGATGTATGCTGATGAAGCTAAGAGCAGCGGACTGGTCAG CCGAGTGTTTGCAGATAAGGAGGCGATGATGGCTGGAGCTCTGGAGATTGCTGGAGAGATTGCTGGTCGCAGCCCAGTTGCTGTGCAGGGCACCAAAATAAACCTCATCTATGCCAGAAACCACAGCGTAGCAGATGGACTGGATTACATT GCCACGTGGAACATGAGCATGCTTCAGACTGAAGATCTGATGAAATCAGCTCAGGCAGCCCTCGAGAAGAAGAGTCCCAAAACTAAGACATACTCTAAACTCTGA
- the ech1 gene encoding delta(3,5)-Delta(2,4)-dienoyl-CoA isomerase, mitochondrial isoform X3 — protein sequence MSSSGGATPPYTTLAISRPTESITHVELHRPEKRNAMNSAFWSEMVTCFNELSEDPECRAVVVSGAGKLFTAGIDLMDMMNNVLQPEGDDTARISWGLKKKIRKFQETFSVIEKCPKPVVVAIHGACVGAGVDMITACDIRLCTQDAWFQVKEVDIGLAADVGTLQRLPKVIGSQSLVNELALTARKMYADEAKSSGLVSRVFADKEAMMAGALEIAGEIAGRSPVAVQGTKINLIYARNHSVADGLDYIATWNMSMLQTEDLMKSAQAALEKKSPKTKTYSKL from the exons ATGTCATCTTCAGGTGGTGCCACCCCTCCGTACACAACCCTGGCCATCAGTCGTCCTACAGAGTCCATCACGCATGTTGAACTTCACCGGCCTGAGAAACGCAATGCCATGAACAGTGCTTTCTGGAG TGAGATGGTGACCTGCTTTAATGAGCTCTCTGAGGACCCCGAGTGCAGAGCAGTGGTAGTTTCTGGAGCAGGGAAGCTCTTCACAGCTG GTATCGATCTCATGGACATGATGAACAATGTACTTCAACCAGAAGGAGACGACACAGCCAGAATCTCCtgggggttaaaaaaaaagattaggaAATTCCAAGAGACCTTCTCCGTCATAGAGAAG TGCCCGAAGCCTGTTGTGGTGGCCATCCATGGAGCCTGTGTAGGAGCAG GTGTTGACATGATTACAGCCTGTGACATTCGCCTGTGCACCCAGGACGCCTGGTTCCAAGTTAAG GAGGTTGATATTGGACTTGCAGCAGATGTTGGAACACTCCAGAGACTCCCGAAGGTCATCGGCAGCCAAAG TCTTGTTAATGAACTGGCTCTGACAGCGAGAAAGATGTATGCTGATGAAGCTAAGAGCAGCGGACTGGTCAG CCGAGTGTTTGCAGATAAGGAGGCGATGATGGCTGGAGCTCTGGAGATTGCTGGAGAGATTGCTGGTCGCAGCCCAGTTGCTGTGCAGGGCACCAAAATAAACCTCATCTATGCCAGAAACCACAGCGTAGCAGATGGACTGGATTACATT GCCACGTGGAACATGAGCATGCTTCAGACTGAAGATCTGATGAAATCAGCTCAGGCAGCCCTCGAGAAGAAGAGTCCCAAAACTAAGACATACTCTAAACTCTGA